In the genome of Vicia villosa cultivar HV-30 ecotype Madison, WI linkage group LG7, Vvil1.0, whole genome shotgun sequence, one region contains:
- the LOC131616347 gene encoding RPM1-interacting protein 4-like: MAQRTHVPKFGNWEGSDNVPYTAYFDKARKGRTGSKMINPNDPEENPDLVFDNSSSEQPPSSKSKPKVDSDDLYGKGSARATIETRKSLEDGDPKQYADSPARHDNVGNRSSNDSTPRLGVGSADNRRRPSRQSTAGSEYSVERSPLHRQARAPGKDNPSLETKNSYDSSHGTPGRSRLRPVNRGDETPEKGAAVPKFGEWDVSNPASAEGYTHIFNKVRAERQGGPGHASGTPNERPHVIRNQPSDGKVQCCCFAWGRK; this comes from the exons ATGGCA CAACGTACTCATGTACCAAAATTCGGCAATTGGGAGGGTAGTGACAATGTTCCTTACACGGCATATTTCGACAAAGCTCGAAAAGGTCGGACTGGCTCAAAGATGATAAACCCAAATGACCCCGAGGAAAATCCTGATTTAGTTTTTGATAATTCATCATCCGAACAACCACCTTCGTCCAAATCCAAACCCAAAGTCGATTCAGATGATCTATACGGAAAAGGATCAGCGCGAGCAACAATTGAGACACGTAAGAGTCTCGAAGATGGTGATCCTAAGCAATATGCTGACTCTCCAGCTCGTCATGACAATGTAGGTAACCGGAGTTCCAATGACTCTACACCTCGTCTTGGAGTAGGTTCTGCTGATAACCGACGAAGACCTTCAAGACAAAGTACTGCTGGGTCTGAATACAGCGTTGAACGTTCACCCCTTCATCGTCAGGCTAGAGCTCCGGGAAAAGACAATCCTTCGTTGGAAACAAAGAATTCTTACGACAGCAGTCACGGTACACCAGGAAGATCTCGGTTAAGACCAGTTAATCGAGGAGACGAAACT CCTGAGAAAGGCGCGGCTGTTCCAAAATTCGGTGAATGGGATGTGAGTAACCCTGCATCAGCAGAGGGCTATACTCACATTTTCAACAAGGTGAGGGCAGAGAGACAGGGTGGGCCCGGACATGCATCCGGCACACCTAATGAGAGGCCGCATGTTATCCGTAACCAACCTTCCGATGGCAAAGTCCAG TGTTGCTGCTTTGCTTGGGGAAGAAAATGA
- the LOC131616348 gene encoding NADH dehydrogenase [ubiquinone] 1 alpha subcomplex subunit 2-like yields the protein MAWRGHLSKNIKELRFLMCQTSPASSSAREFVEKNYKELKTLNPKLPILIRECSGVEPQLWARYDLGVEKGIKLEGMTEPQISKVLEDMVKAGEAFKA from the exons ATGGCATGGAGAGGACATCTTTCAAAGAACATAAAAGAGCTTCGGTTTTTGATGTGTCAGACATCACCTGCAAGCTCATCTGCAAg GGAATTTGTTGAAAAGAATTACAAGGAGCTAAAGACATTGAACCCAAAATTGCCAATATTGATACGTGAATGCAGTGGAGTTGAACCCCAATTATGGGCAAGATATG ATTTGGGCGTTGAAAAAGGCATTAAACTGGAAGGCATGACAGAGCCACAAATTTCAAAGGTGCTTGAAGATATGGTAAAAGCTGGAGAGGCTTTCAAAGCTTGA
- the LOC131616346 gene encoding probable lipid-A-disaccharide synthase, mitochondrial, with amino-acid sequence MFAPKALILFTRKWKLKPPNTVLSFSSSSQHVKFKAPLDMAARDGELRVFLVAGEVSGDSIASRLMASLKLLSPFPVRFSGIGGTKMRSEGLQSLFPIEDISVMGIWELLPHLYRFKVRLNEAVKAASLFEPHVVLTVDSKGFSFRFLKQLRARHSQQKLHWPAHFHYVAPSFWAWKGGEERLGGLAEFVDHLLCILPNEDKVCRLNGLSATFVGHPVLEDIMELNLINSPSINECKAEGNGEDFRRKHEVPPGATVISLLPGSRVQEVSRMLPIFANTMELLKDNVQQLMTIIHVAPNEHVENFIAGAVHRWPVPVVLIPGGATHMRYDAFSASKVALCTSGTVAVELQLARLPCVVAYRAHILTEWFIRYKAKIQYISLPNILLDSAIIPEALFQSCKPANLALLLKDIIHDRACREKQILSAQKFVKLLMPSDGINQNLAKQSLMGKCPDYSPSAVAALTILNYGKPVIHD; translated from the exons AAATGGAAATTGAAACCACCCAACACTGTTTTGAGCTTTTCTTCGTCTTCACAACACGTCAAGTTCAAAGCTCCATTGGATATGGCTGCAAGAGACGGCGAACTTAGGGTTTTTCTCGTTGCCGGTGAAGTTTCCGGTGATTCCATAGCTTCTCGTCTAATGGCTTCGCTTAAGCTCCTTTCTCCTTTCCCTGTTCGGTTTTCTGGCATTGGAGG GACTAAGATGAGAAGTGAAGGATTGCAATCTTTGTTTCCTATTGAAGATATCTCAGTAATGGGAATTTGGGAACTATTGCCACATTTGTATAGATTCAAA GTGAGACTGAACGAAGCTGTAAAAGCAGCTTCTCTATTTGAGCCTCATGTTGTATTAACAGTTGATTCCAAGGGCTTTTCTTTTCGGTTCTTGAAGCAGCTAAGAG CTAGACACAGTCAGCAAAAGTTGCATTGGCCAGCACATTTTCACTATGTAGCACCATCGTTCTGGGCATGGAAAGGAGGCGAAGAAAGGCTCGGAGGACTTGCGGAATTTGTGGATCATCTGTTGTGCATACTTCCAAATGAGGATAAAGTTTGTAGATTGAATGGATTATCTGCAACCTTTGTAGGGCATCCTGTTTTGGAAGACATTATGGAGTTGAATTTG ATAAACAGTCCCTCAATCAATGAATGTAAGGCTGAAGGAAATGGTGAAGACTTTCGAAGAAAACATGAAGTTCCTCCAG GAGCCACTGTTATTAGCTTGCTTCCTGGAAGCAGAGTACAAGAAGTCAGTCGGATGCTTCCCATCTTCGCAAACACAATGGAACTACTGAAAGACAATGTTCAACAGTTGATGACAATCATTCATGTTGCACCTAATGAACATGTGGAAAACTTCATTGCCGGTGCTGTTCATAGATGGCCCGTCCCTGTTGTATTGATTCCTGGTGGAGCTACACACATGAGATATGATGCTTTTAGT GCTAGTAAAGTTGCATTGTGCACATCCGGGACAGTTGCTGTGGAGCTGCAGCTTGCACGTTTACCTTGTGTTGTGGCATATCGTGCCCATATTTTGACTGAATGGTTTATTAGGTACAAAGCCAAGATACAATACATATCACTTCCCAATATTCTTTTGGATTCAGCCATTATTCCCGAAGCACTCTTTCAATCCTGCAAACCGGCAAACCTAGCCCTATTGCTCAA AGATATAATACATGATCGTGCTTGTCGAGAAAAACAAATACTTTCAGCACAAAAGTTCGTCAAGCTTTTAATGCCTTCAGATGGAATAAACCAGAACCTTGCAAAGCAAAGTTTGATGGGAAAATGTCCTGATTACAGTCCAAGTGCTGTTGCAGCATTGACTATATTAAACTATGGGAAGCCTGTGATTCATGACTAA